In Chloroflexota bacterium, the DNA window CCGCAGCAGCGTGCGGCTGATGGTGATGGCCGAGAACATGCTCACCGCCACGCCGATCGCCAGCGTCAGTGCAAATCCCCGCACGCCGCCGCTGCCGAAGCCGAAGAGCACGGCGCAGATGAGCAGCGTGGAGACGTTCGAGTCTCGAATCGAGGGCCAGGCGCGGTTGAATCCCGCTTCGATGGCCCGTCGCACCACGCGACCACGGCGCACCTCTTCCCGCGTGCGCTCGAAGATCAGAATGTTCGCGTCGACGGCCACGCCCAGCGACAGGATCACGCCGGCCACACCCGCCAGGGTGAGGGTGACGGGCACGAGCTTGAAGATGGCGAAGACGAGCATCACGTAGGCCACGAGCGCCAGCGCCGCCACGACGCCCGCCGCGCGGTAGTAGGCCACCATGAACGCCAGCACCAGCACGGCGCCCACGATGCCGGCGCGCACCGAGAGCGCCAGCGACTCTTCGCCCAGCGTCGGCCGCACGGTCAGGTTCTGCACCACCTTGAGCGGCACCGGCAGGGCGCCGTATTGCAGCTGGATCGCCACCCGGCGCGCCTCGTCCGGCGTGAACGTGCCGCGGATAACGCCCTCGTCGCGAATCGGCGCCTCGATCACCGCCGAGTTGATGACGATGTCGTCCACCGTGATGGTGAGCCACTGGCCCAGGTTGGTGCTGGTGTGCCTCTCGAAGTGCTCTCCCGATGACGGCTTAAGTTCGAAGGCGATCATGGACGCGCCGAGCTGATCGAACTCGACGCGTGCCGACTGGAGATCCGCCCCGCGCAGCACAACGTCTTCCGGATCGGCCACGAAGACCTCGTCGTCCGGGTAGGGTCGTGAACCGGTATCGACGATCAGAAGCTGTCCGGTTTCGCGGAAGAGCTCAATCGCATCGTCGAGCGGATCCGCGCACTCCTCGGTCGCGGGATCACAGTTCGGGTCCGGACCGCCGAGGCCGGGAAGCTCCACGATCAGCCGGGTGTCGCCCTCGATCTGAATGACCGGCTCGGCGACGCCCAATGCGTTGACGCGATTCTCGATGATTTGCCGCACGGCCTCCATGGCATCCGTGTCGACCTCCTGGCCGGGCGCGGGGTCGGCCTCGAAGCGCACGTGCAACCCGCCCTGGAGATCCAATCCCTGCCGAAACTCCAGGTCCGAGAAATCGCGCGTGCCGACCTGCACCGGGAATCCCGGTGAGTTCGGGACCACGATGTACAGCGCCAGCGCGAACATGATCGCGATGAGCGCCAGAATCCCAAGGTGCCGACGACGCACGTCAGAGGCTCGGGGCGAAGATTCGGGGCATGGCCTTGATGATACGCGGCGCTAGCCGTAGGTTCCGTCGTGTCGCTGGTGCAACCAGATCGGATTGCCGTCGGGATCGGCGATCATGGCATTGAGGCAGGCTGGGGTATCGCGTGTCGCGTGCAGGACCTCGACGCCGCGGTCCCGCGCCTCCGCCAATGCGGCGTCTACGTCATCGACTGCCAGCGCCACGAGCACGCGAGGAGGCTGAAGGCCCACATGCGCCGGCGTAACTGCCAGCGTCACGGACCCAGCCTGGAATTCGCGCCAGTCGTCGTCCTGGATCCCCGCTTCCGGTAGCCCAAGCACGTCACGGTAGAACCGCGCCGTTCGCTCGACATCGGCGGCGACGATCCAGATGAAATCGACGCCTTTGATCTGCAACCCCAGCCTCCATGGGCGCCACGTGCAAGCTCCTCACGCCCCATCATGCAAGCGTGGAAGGGTGAGGTCGACCTGGCCAACGTGGTGGTGGAAGCCTGCCTCCAGCCGGGTGCCGATTCAGGTGAGCTGCGTCGGGCGGCTCGCCGCCTTGACTCTCCAAGAGCGACCGCTCGGATTAGTATCGGATCTGGTCGGCAGTCACTCGGTGTTTGCGGCCCGGCAAATCACCTGGCGCATACCCCAAACG includes these proteins:
- the secD gene encoding protein translocase subunit SecD, producing the protein MRRRHLGILALIAIMFALALYIVVPNSPGFPVQVGTRDFSDLEFRQGLDLQGGLHVRFEADPAPGQEVDTDAMEAVRQIIENRVNALGVAEPVIQIEGDTRLIVELPGLGGPDPNCDPATEECADPLDDAIELFRETGQLLIVDTGSRPYPDDEVFVADPEDVVLRGADLQSARVEFDQLGASMIAFELKPSSGEHFERHTSTNLGQWLTITVDDIVINSAVIEAPIRDEGVIRGTFTPDEARRVAIQLQYGALPVPLKVVQNLTVRPTLGEESLALSVRAGIVGAVLVLAFMVAYYRAAGVVAALALVAYVMLVFAIFKLVPVTLTLAGVAGVILSLGVAVDANILIFERTREEVRRGRVVRRAIEAGFNRAWPSIRDSNVSTLLICAVLFGFGSGGVRGFALTLAIGVAVSMFSAITISRTLLRLAVLVPGVDQPRWFGARPTPEESAA
- a CDS encoding VOC family protein; translated protein: MQIKGVDFIWIVAADVERTARFYRDVLGLPEAGIQDDDWREFQAGSVTLAVTPAHVGLQPPRVLVALAVDDVDAALAEARDRGVEVLHATRDTPACLNAMIADPDGNPIWLHQRHDGTYG